TCACCCGGTACTGGATGTGCTGGTGACCGGCACTACATACCTGGGTGACGGCATTACTTTCGGCGTTATGCTGCTGGTACTGCTGCTGCTGCGCAAATGGAAGCTTTTTTTCATGGGCGCAGGCACCCTGCTGATCGTAACATTGATCGTACAGGGTATCAAACATGCGGTGAATGAACCCCGCCCTATCGTGTATTTCGGCGACACGGAGATCTGCCATATGGTGCAATGGGTGAAGGTACACGGGGGGTTGAGCTTCCCCTCAGGCCATACCTCCACCGCTTTCGGCATGTTCTGCTTCCTGGCGCTGATATGGCGTAATAAAAAAATGGGGGCGCTCATGTTCATCCTCGGGCTCATTACCGCACATTCCCGCTTGTACCTCAGCCAGCATTTCTTTGCGGATGTATATGTGGGCAGCATCATCGGCACATTGGTCAGTTCTCTCATATTCTGGCTCTTCGAATACCGCAGAAGCCAGACGACCGGGCAGACCAATGCGCATGACACCATCATTGCGCCGCAACCGGCATAGATTATCCCTGGGATTATTACGCTTTCTTTACGAACTTAGCGCTTCATACGAACGAAACGTAAGTTCCATTCGGCCCATTAATGAAAGATCACGAATGAAATGCAAATTCCATTCGGCCCATTAGTCAATATTCGCGAATGAAATATCTGTTGATAGCCATCGTAGCAGCCCTTTTATTTATTCCCTTCCTGGGAGCCGTGCACCTGTTCGACTGGGATGAGATCAATTTTGCGGAGGCCGCGAGAGAAATGATCGTAAGCGGCAATTATTCCCAGGTGCAGATAGATTTTGCGCCGTTCTGGGAGAAACCCCCGCTCTTTATCTGGATGCAGGCGCTGAGCATGCACCTCTTTGGCATCAACGATTTTGCAGCAAGGTTCCCCAACGCCGTCATCGGCATCATTACCCTGCTCACCTTCTTTCATATCGGCAAAAAGATCGGGGACGAAAAACTCGGCCTCTGGTGGGCGCTCGTATATGCGGGGTCCTGGCTGCCGCATTTCTATTTCAAATCCGGCATCATCGACCCCACCTTCAACTATTTTATTTTCCTCTCGCTTTACTTTGCCTACCGTATCGGCTATGCTCCCAAACCAACGCGTATGGCCATATGCAGCGGGGTATCACTCGGGCTGGCGGTGCTGACCAAAGGTCCCGCTGCCATTCTCATTGCCGTACTGGCGCTGGTGGTGTACTGGGTGTACAACAAGTTCAGGATCTATATCAGGATCATGCATCTCGTTTGGATCGCTCTCTTCTGCCTGCTGACCACCGGGCTTTGGTTCGGCTACGAGATCATTGCGAACGGATGGTGGTTCATGAATGAGTTCGTGGTGTACCAGTGGCGCCTGTTCAGCACACCGGATGCGGGGCATGGCGGGCCGTTCTTCTACCACTGGATCGTGCTGCTGGTGGGATGCTTCCCGGCAAGCATCTTTCTCCTGAGTTATATCCAGACGGCCAGGGGCAAATCCATTTACACCCAGCAGAGCACGGAAGCCAAGGATTTCAAGATATGGATGTGGGTGCTGTTCTGGGTAGTATTGCTGCTGTTTTCTATTGTGAAAACGAAGATCGTGCACTATTCGTCCCTCTGTTATTTCCCCCTGAGCTTCCTCGCCGCGCTGCAGGTGCACCGCCTGCTGGAAGGAAGGTTCACCCTGAAAGGATGGAATATCACCATCATCCTGGTGATCGGCCTGGTGCTGGGTGTCGCCATCAGCCTGCTGCCCCTTGTTGGCATCTACAAAGCCGAACTGATCCCGCACATCGGGGACCGTTTTGCCAAAGCCAACCTGGAGGCCGATGTGCCGTTCGGTTTTGGCGAAATGGCCTACGGCCTCATCTATACCATCCTGGTGATCGTGTCCTGCGTATTGCTGTTTAACCGGAAAGTGAAACAGGGGCTGCTCTGCCTGTTCATCAGCACCATCATCATGATACAGGTGACGGTACTGCACTTTGTACCGAAAGTAGAGCGCTTCTCCCAGGGCGCCGCCATCGATTATTTCAAATCCTTTGTGGGAAAGGATGTGTATGTGCGGCCGCTCAGCTACAAGAGCTATGCCTATATGTACTACACGCGGAAGCTGCCGCCTGCCAATAAAAATTACTACGATGATAAATGGCTGCTGGAAGGGCCGGTAGACAAACCCACCTACTTCATCTGCCGGATTACGGACAGCGATCCCTGGAGGGCGCACCCCAACCTGGAGGTGATCGGGGAAAAGAACGGGTTTGTGTTTCTGAAGCGGAAAGATTAGGGCCTGCCGGCAGGAGTAATGATTGGGCTTTTTTGTAAAATTGTACAGCCCGGTGAGCAATTTTCTGTAAAATTGTACAGTATGATAGGCAATTTTATTGATTTTTGCTGTTCTGAATGTACAATTTTTAGTATTTTTGCCTATCAGACTATCATATATGGAAAATATAGCATCCAAATCGAACCTCCTCATACAAGGTCAAAACCTTGGATTTATCCGTTCACTGGCTGCGAAGATCGACTGGAAGGATCGACTGATAGGCATTTTGGGCGCACGGGGAACAGGTAAGACGACCTTGTTGCTGCAACATATAAAACAGCATTACGGAATAGGCGGGAAAGCCATATACCTGACGCTTGATGATATTTACTTTACGGAGCACAAACTGGTGGACTTTGCTGAACAATTCCGTCTGCAGGGTGGCGAAATACTGTTTCTCGATGAAGTGCACAAATACCCCAACTGGGCAACAGAAATCAAGAATCTGTACGATTTTTATTCGGATTTACGGATCGTTTTTACCGGTTCTTCCGTCACAGACCTCCTCCGCCAGAATGCCGACCTGAGCCGGAGAGTTGTGCAGTATGAACTTACGGGGTTGTCCTACCGGGAGTTCCTGGAGGTCTCGGGAGTGGTCAGTATTCC
This genomic stretch from Chitinophaga sp. XS-30 harbors:
- a CDS encoding phosphatase PAP2 family protein, whose amino-acid sequence is MKTLVALVQQNRYFYVPFLLWLIIGGALLSLFTKDELFLTVNGAHHPVLDVLVTGTTYLGDGITFGVMLLVLLLLRKWKLFFMGAGTLLIVTLIVQGIKHAVNEPRPIVYFGDTEICHMVQWVKVHGGLSFPSGHTSTAFGMFCFLALIWRNKKMGALMFILGLITAHSRLYLSQHFFADVYVGSIIGTLVSSLIFWLFEYRRSQTTGQTNAHDTIIAPQPA
- a CDS encoding glycosyltransferase family 39 protein, encoding MKYLLIAIVAALLFIPFLGAVHLFDWDEINFAEAAREMIVSGNYSQVQIDFAPFWEKPPLFIWMQALSMHLFGINDFAARFPNAVIGIITLLTFFHIGKKIGDEKLGLWWALVYAGSWLPHFYFKSGIIDPTFNYFIFLSLYFAYRIGYAPKPTRMAICSGVSLGLAVLTKGPAAILIAVLALVVYWVYNKFRIYIRIMHLVWIALFCLLTTGLWFGYEIIANGWWFMNEFVVYQWRLFSTPDAGHGGPFFYHWIVLLVGCFPASIFLLSYIQTARGKSIYTQQSTEAKDFKIWMWVLFWVVLLLFSIVKTKIVHYSSLCYFPLSFLAALQVHRLLEGRFTLKGWNITIILVIGLVLGVAISLLPLVGIYKAELIPHIGDRFAKANLEADVPFGFGEMAYGLIYTILVIVSCVLLFNRKVKQGLLCLFISTIIMIQVTVLHFVPKVERFSQGAAIDYFKSFVGKDVYVRPLSYKSYAYMYYTRKLPPANKNYYDDKWLLEGPVDKPTYFICRITDSDPWRAHPNLEVIGEKNGFVFLKRKD